One Arachis hypogaea cultivar Tifrunner chromosome 2, arahy.Tifrunner.gnm2.J5K5, whole genome shotgun sequence genomic window, AAGGGAGAAGATTAATTTCACACAGAATGGGTTCTCAGCAGAGGCAATGAAGGCAGCAGAGGTGTTTAGTAGGACTAAGAGGGTTAGCCATTTTGAGCCTAAGGTTGTTCTTGAGTTGCTTTCTTTAGCGAACCGGTATTGTTGCGAGGAGATGAAGGCTGCGTGCGACGCGCATTTGGCGTCGTTGGTTTCTGACATGGAGGATGCTGGGTTGCTTATTGAGTATGGATTAGAGGAGACCGCGAACCTACTTGTGGCGGCTTGCTTGCAGTTGTTCTTGAGAGAGCTTCCTGGATCTATGCAGTGCTCAAATTTCATGAAGATATTTTGTAGTCCAGAGGGTAGGGATAGGCTGGCCGCCGCTaggcatgcttcttttgtgttgTATTATTTTTTGAGTCAAATTGCAATGGAGGAAGACATGAGATCTAATACAACAGTAATGTTATTGGAAAGACTAGTAGAGTGTGCAGCAGATGGTTGGCAAAAACAGCTTGCATTTCATCAATTAGGTGTTGTCATGCTTGAAAGGAAAGAATACAAGGATGCACAGCATTGGTTTGAGGCAGCAGTGGGGGCAGGGCATGTTTATTCTTTGGTGGGTGTTGCAAGGGCAAAGTATAAGCGCGGCCATACGTATTCGGCTTACAAGCTAATGAACTCGCTTATTTCGGATTATAAGCCGGTTGGTTGGATGTATCAGGAAAGATCTTTGTATTGTGTTGGAAAAGAGAAAACGATGGACTTGATGGCCGCAACTGAATTAGACCCAACTCTTTGTTTTCCCTACAAGTATCGCGCCGTTGCATTGCTTGAGGACAATATGATTGGAGCTTCTATTTCAGAAATCAATAAAGTAATTGGTTTCAAGGTTTCTCCAGATTGCCTTGAGTTGAGAGCTTGGTTCTTGATTGCTGTGGAGAATTATGAAGGAGCTCTTAGAGATGTTCGTGCCATTTTGACACTGGATCCCAATTATAGGATGTTTTATGGGAATATGCCTGGTAATTACTTGGTAGAACTACTTAGTCCTCTTGCTCGTCATTATAGCCAGGCTGATTGTTGGATGCAATTGTACGATCGATGGTCCTCTGTTGATGATGTTGGTTCTTTGGCTGTTGTACACCAAATGTTGGAAAATGATCCAGGGAGAAGTCTCTTGCACTTTCGTCAGTCTCTCCTCTTGCTACGGTAACTTTCTTCATTGATTGAAGTATTAAGTATGAAGTAGTTTTAAACCAGTAACCAATCATATAGATTCTAATTTCAGATCATAATTCGTAAATTTCTGTCTTGAATAATTATTCTGAGTTATGGGATTGTCTGATGTGGTTTTTCATATAATTAATGAGAAGAGTGACATGTAAATAATGCTCTTATGTCTTGTGAGATATACTTTCTAAATATATAAGAAGTCATGTACTTTGAGTAATGCAGAGTACATATGCATGTTCATGAAGAGAAAAATTCTTTGAGATACAATTTTTCAATGAAAGGCGTTCAGGAGCATAGTTTTGGTGTATTTTTTATCAGGTTTATTGTTCATCttggtgtttttgaattttgcagGTTAAACTGTCAAAAGGCAGCCATGCGTAGCTTGCGACTAGCTAGAAACCATTCGGCCTCTGACCATGAAAGGCTTGTGTATGAAGGATGGATACTGTATGACACGGGTCATCGCGAAGAAGCACTAGCAAAGGCCGAGGAGTCCATTTCAATTCAGAGGTCATTTGAAGCTTACTTTCTGAAAGCATACGCCTTAGCCGATTCAAATCTTGATGCAGAGTCTTCAACGATTGTGATCAAGCTCTTGGAAGAAGCACTTAGATGTCCTTCAGATGGCCTTCGAAAAGGACAAGTGAGTTGTATTTTGATTGACAAGCAACAATGTCAGCTTAATTTTAGTGTTGCCTTCATCTCAGTAAGTAATATTCATACCATTGTTTCACATTTTAGGCATTGAATAATCTAGGGAGTGTGTACGTAGACTGCGACAAGTTAGACCTGGCAGCGGATTGCTACATGAATGCGCTCAACATCAAGCATACGCGAGCGCATCAGGGATTAGCGCGTGTTCATCATCTTAAAAATGATCGCAAAGCTGCGTATGATGAGATGACAAAGCTAATAGAGAAGGCGAGAAATAATGCATCGGCTTTTGAGAAACGTTCAGAGTATTGTGACCGTGATATGGCAAAGAGTGATCTTACCATGGCAACAGAGTTGGATCCTCTACGCACTTATCCTTACAGATATAGAGCAGCAGGTTCGTTTGCtttgtctttttattttctattaccaTTTTCATTTGCTTTTTTATGTTAAGAGTTATATTCGGAGTTTTAATTTGGGTCAACTGAATTTTTAAGAGTCAATTTAAGTATCTTGGTAGAGTAATAGGATTATGATATGGATTATGGAGATGAATGTTTGAAACATGCTATTAGATTTTATCACTGACCTTGAAACCTGTGTGTGCCAGTGTTAATGGATGATCATAAGGAGGACGAAGCAATAGCAGAGCTTTCAAGGGCCATTGATTTTAAGCCAGATATACAATTGTTACATCTCCGAGCAGCATTTTATGATTCAATGGGTGATTATGTTTCCACCGTCCGAGACTGCGAAGCAGCCCTTTGTCTGGATCCCAGCCACGGCGATACGCTCGAGCTTTGCAACAAAGCTCGAGATCGTATTAAAGAAGAAAAGTGAgagaattagaaattaaaaaatccaCAATTTTTGAATGTCCTCAAGGGGGACAAGCCTATTCTTGCCAACCTATACTGTCTTTAATTGTTGATTAGTAATCATGAGTGATTACTTGCGTGATAAGGTTTCTCCAGAACCGGCATGGTTGTGTACCTTTCAACCGATGTTCTGCGAACAATAGAAAAGTCCAATTTGGACCGAATCAGAAAGAAAGTAGAGGAGCAGGATAGCTTGTAAATATATGTAATGAATTATAGTTTTGTCTGCATATGATTGATTGAATTGCAGGTAGCTTATAGCTATTTGCTGCTGCTCTGTTTCATCATGTCCtagcaaaaaggataatgatGAGATACTGCAGTTATACAAAACATGTACATTATATTCAAAATGTGTTGTTGTGTAAGCTCAAGATTTAGAAGTCTgcaattgttttcttttttttggccAAGTAAATCAAATGCCAATTCATCTTGTGttgtatcaatatttttttttaaatcttctcTTTATTATATACACAATCTTTTGGAATAAACTTGTTAACCGGAATTATCTTTAAATAATACTATTTTGTATTTACtaagtaaaaatataaaactatttgttaattaaacaaaattttaagttttcagGTATTATACTTTTATAATATTACTATTGACATAGGCAATGGGCTGCACATGGATCGGATGATTCCGCATATCTGCCATAATTATTCGCATCTGATCCGAattttgcggatattatccgatccgtaCTATGGTCGGATCGAATTGCGGATTCGGCAGTGATATCCGCAAATCCGATCCGCAAATCCGCATATCCGCACATCATATATTAATAGCATAGTTTAAGACTTTAAACCCTAATGTGATATAAAttttagtgtgttattttatgaattttatgaattttatgatattttgtttttaattttttatgttgtatttcaacttagaataattaaacttaaatcttgtgttattattttgtttttgttattcaaaagaactattattgataatattCTAGGAATAAATAGGCTTAAAcagataaaaaatgaattttatgaacatttttcttgtaaaaacagccaaacaaaattttaaaatttttttttttaattatgcggatatacgcGATATCCGATCCGCAAGTATGCGGATCAGATCGGATTAGATCTGGCCTAAAAAAATGCGAATATCATATCTTCTCCGATTCGATGAATCCAGTGCGGATCAGATAGAATTTTAGattatatccgatccgatccgatccgtgtgCCTATTAGCCATGAATAAACAAGTATCTTGATTAACTATTAGACCAACTTTTTTTTGGCACTACAAATTCGTGAATGCttttttctcttccttttatttttttcaagaattctatctTGTATACCCAATGAGGATTCCTGGTTGAGGCAAGTTATGAAAGCCCATGAGAATAAATCTAGTTTAGTTGACGAACAAAAATGTTGCCCAAACTCTAAACAAAACGAGTTGTtgactaaaaataaaagatatgttCAAACAAATAATAAGGTAAACCAAAAATAAGTCCAAAAGCAAAAAACCCTAAAAGATGCATGTCCCGGTAGACTTTCTAGATATTATTTCCATACCTATATTGAAATTTGAGTTAATAAAGTTTCTAGATATTATTTCCATATCTAAATTGACATTTGAGTTCATAAAGGGAAAAGTGAAAAGTTAATCTGCATGATTAGTAACTTTCACTGGAAATAAAAGTTAAaatgatcaattttatttttcacattttcacaaaaaaatttcgctttagaatttttttttcttttttgatgttaATTGATACCTAATTATATTCAAATGCAAAAAATTAAGCATGTAAGTATGTATCATTATTTAGCATTGCTTTTTGTGATATAATTCAAGAGCCAATACCCTAGGTTCTTTCAACAAGAGATTCATAGATTTTCTTGAATCTTCACACGTGGAAAGCACTTTTCAACACACTTGTGACGACTTTAAAAAAACCCTCAAAACTTTCTTTTTTCAaagtagtttttattattttcaccTTATGCCCGTGTCTCCAACTGCAAATTAAACCATATTTATTCCACCCCCAACTAACCAGATCTGAATAattatctcatgaaatttatatGGAGGAATAATATGAATGAGAAGATTAGAGAGAGTACACCATAATGGACTTGTTGAAACAACAACGCCCAAGAAAGCTGAACTTGAATGCACCACTTTTATCAACAAAGCGTTACGGTTTTTCTTCACCGTCAGATAATAATTCACTGTGTGCAGGTGCAGGAGTTCCATTTTCGTGGGAGCAAGCACCGGGAAAGCCAAAGCACAATGACAAGAATGATTACGCCGAAGCCGGCGACACCCCTCGGCCAAGACTACCACCACCGGTCGCTGATGTTagtgacgacgacgacgacgaggtTTACTCAGATGCTATGGATGTTTTCTCTCTTTCAGAAGCTCTGGACATTGTTCAAAAGAAATCAGAGAAGGCGCGTTACAATAACAATAGCAACACTAACGAAGGATTGTTGCGATTAAAGATTCAAGAATCTGACGGTTACCAATCGCCGACTTACATGATCAACCGCTTCCTTCCCGATGCGACGGCGTTGGCCGCCTCCTCCGCATTGCATTTTCCGAGCAACTGCGACGAGAAAGGTTGCGAAACGTGCAGTTACCAAGAATGTTGTTTATCATCAGCAAGATCCTCCGTCGTGAGAAACGATAATTATAACGAtaatgcttattcttattcttattcttactcTCCGAAAGGTTGTTATTGCGGCCTTGAGGTTCTGTTGCCGTGGCGCATGAAGCATAAGCTTTGTTCCATGAAGAGCCCTGTGTTGTTGCCGCCTCTTAAGAAGAAGAAGGCGGAGGAGCATAATCAGCGCGGTGGCGCCAAGCAGAAGAAGCATCGGCGTCGTTCTTCGTCATCAACACTTACACACTTGCCTTGTTCTTGTACAAATTCTAAAGAGGATAGTATA contains:
- the LOC112750835 gene encoding ethylene-overproduction protein 1, translated to MQHKIFTKMRSMKMIDGCKGPPVRTYNPSVDTDGGAGKLRHHIQETLRSQMPRKKSVRGYSPSSNLNLEAAAIVSDGTLLPYGLPATKLLEPKIEATLTPLDYVQTLADLHRRAENSAEFEKAEVFLEQSAVFRGLPEPKLFRRTLRSARQHAVDVHTKVVLSSWLRYERREDELIGISSMDCCGRNLECPKANLVAGYDPESVYDPCVCAKQNFNFSTGDEMAMEEAVNYDDNDSDDDDDCDLSFCIGDYDVRCRRNDMASLSRPFKTMLYGGFLESKREKINFTQNGFSAEAMKAAEVFSRTKRVSHFEPKVVLELLSLANRYCCEEMKAACDAHLASLVSDMEDAGLLIEYGLEETANLLVAACLQLFLRELPGSMQCSNFMKIFCSPEGRDRLAAARHASFVLYYFLSQIAMEEDMRSNTTVMLLERLVECAADGWQKQLAFHQLGVVMLERKEYKDAQHWFEAAVGAGHVYSLVGVARAKYKRGHTYSAYKLMNSLISDYKPVGWMYQERSLYCVGKEKTMDLMAATELDPTLCFPYKYRAVALLEDNMIGASISEINKVIGFKVSPDCLELRAWFLIAVENYEGALRDVRAILTLDPNYRMFYGNMPGNYLVELLSPLARHYSQADCWMQLYDRWSSVDDVGSLAVVHQMLENDPGRSLLHFRQSLLLLRLNCQKAAMRSLRLARNHSASDHERLVYEGWILYDTGHREEALAKAEESISIQRSFEAYFLKAYALADSNLDAESSTIVIKLLEEALRCPSDGLRKGQALNNLGSVYVDCDKLDLAADCYMNALNIKHTRAHQGLARVHHLKNDRKAAYDEMTKLIEKARNNASAFEKRSEYCDRDMAKSDLTMATELDPLRTYPYRYRAAVLMDDHKEDEAIAELSRAIDFKPDIQLLHLRAAFYDSMGDYVSTVRDCEAALCLDPSHGDTLELCNKARDRIKEEK
- the LOC112719978 gene encoding uncharacterized protein, with translation MDLLKQQRPRKLNLNAPLLSTKRYGFSSPSDNNSLCAGAGVPFSWEQAPGKPKHNDKNDYAEAGDTPRPRLPPPVADVSDDDDDEVYSDAMDVFSLSEALDIVQKKSEKARYNNNSNTNEGLLRLKIQESDGYQSPTYMINRFLPDATALAASSALHFPSNCDEKGCETCSYQECCLSSARSSVVRNDNYNDNAYSYSYSYSPKGCYCGLEVLLPWRMKHKLCSMKSPVLLPPLKKKKAEEHNQRVILPWQQSWILYALILTNTEQQC